The Pseudomonadota bacterium genome contains the following window.
TGCAACACCTGCTCCTCAAGCAGGGACTCCCGGACGATCACGGGCACATCGTCCAGCCAGCGCCCTTGGTGCCAGAGCGAGAGCGCCCGAGGGGGGATTCGCACAGTTTTTTTCGTGAGCCGGCTAAGGTCCAGCGGCGGCGAGCCCGCCACCACCTCCACCCGTAGCGTCACGACCTCCACCGGGTGCCCTTTGCGCCGGTAGCCGAACTGGTGCTCGTGCAGCCCTTCGAAAGCCTCCCGGATGGCTTCGGGCGCCTGAAACGGCAAGGTCAAGGCGGTTTCGGTGCCCCGGTAGCGCAGGTCGACTCGCTCGGCGCTGCGCAGCTGCTGCTGCGCAAAGCCGTCCTGGTGCATGGCGGTCGTGCCCTGTCGCAGCAGCTCATCCAGCACCGGTTGCACGCGGCTCGCCAGATCCTCGCCGAGCAGGAAGCGGCCGACATCGCGCTCGCCGTGCCAAGCCACATCCGCCACGCCCATGCCGAAGGCCGAGAGTACCCCGGCGAGCGGATGGCACACGATGGTGGCTACGCCGAGGCTGCGTGCCACCGCGCAGGCATGCTGCCCGCCAGCACCCCCGAACACGATCAGCGCGTGCTCGCGCACGTCGTGGCCGCGGGCGACGGTCACCTTGCGGATGGCCTGAGCCATGTTGTCGACAGCAATTTCGAAGAACCCCTCGGCGATAGCTAGCGGGCTGCGTTTCTGACCCGAGGCCTCCAGCCGCTCGCGCAGCCTTTCCAGCGCCTCGAGCACTCGAGCCTTGTCCAGAGCAAACGGAAAACGGTCGGACGGCAGTCGCCCCAACGCGAGATTCACATCGGTCAGGGTGAGCTCGCGGGCCTCGGGCCGGCCGTAGCACAGGGGCCCCGGCGCGGCGCCGGCGCTCTGGGGTCCCACGGTGAAGCGGTGCCCGTCGAAGCGGCAGACCGAGCCACCGCCTGCGGCCACGGTATGGATGTCCATCATCGGGGCACGCAGGCGCACGCCCGCGATCGATGTTTCGTGGACGCGCTCTAGCTCGCCCGTGCTGCGGCACACGTCCGTGGAGGTACCCCCCATGTCGAAGCCGATCACCTGGGACAACCCGGTGCAACGCGCCAGCGCCGCAGTGGCCACCGCTCCCGCGGCGGGACCCGACAGGATGGCGTTTCTGCCACGAAAGCGAGCGCCGTCCGTGAGCCCTCCGCTCGACTGCATGACCCTGAGCGAGCTCTCGGGTAGCTCGGCCTGAAGCACCCGAAGGTAGTCGCGAATCAGCGGCGTGAGGTAGGCGTCCACGAGCGTGGTCTCGCCCCGTGCCAAAAAGCCGATCTCCGCAGCCACCTCGTGGGAAACCGACACGTGATCGAAGCCCTCCTTGTGAGCCCAGCCCTCGATTCGGCGCTCGAGCTCGCCGTTGCGGTAAGCATGCAGCACCACCACCGCGAGACTGTCCACGCCACGCGCGCGCAGCGTGCGTAGGGCCGCACGCGTGGTGGCCTCTTCGGGCGCGTCCAGGACTCGGCCGTCGCGATCCAGCCGCGCGTCCACTTCGATCACATGGCGCTGCAACGCGGTGGGCTTGCGCACGTTCAGCTCGAACAGCTCGGGACGGCTCTGGTCGCCGATTTCGAGCAGATCGCCGAAACCGCGGGTGATGACCAGACCGCACGCCACACCCTGCCGCTCGAGCAATGCGTTGGTGGCCAAGGTCGTGCCCATGCGCACCTCGCAGGCGGGAATCGCCGCATCCGGGGCCAACCCCAACAGTGCGCGAATTCCTTCAAGCGGCGCGCGGTCCGACGACAGCACCTTGACGGCGCGCAGCGTGCCTTCGGGG
Protein-coding sequences here:
- a CDS encoding hydantoinase B/oxoprolinase family protein gives rise to the protein MNQSRASGTAGSRSWRIWIDRGGTFTDCIGLGPEGTLRAVKVLSSDRAPLEGIRALLGLAPDAAIPACEVRMGTTLATNALLERQGVACGLVITRGFGDLLEIGDQSRPELFELNVRKPTALQRHVIEVDARLDRDGRVLDAPEEATTRAALRTLRARGVDSLAVVVLHAYRNGELERRIEGWAHKEGFDHVSVSHEVAAEIGFLARGETTLVDAYLTPLIRDYLRVLQAELPESSLRVMQSSGGLTDGARFRGRNAILSGPAAGAVATAALARCTGLSQVIGFDMGGTSTDVCRSTGELERVHETSIAGVRLRAPMMDIHTVAAGGGSVCRFDGHRFTVGPQSAGAAPGPLCYGRPEARELTLTDVNLALGRLPSDRFPFALDKARVLEALERLRERLEASGQKRSPLAIAEGFFEIAVDNMAQAIRKVTVARGHDVREHALIVFGGAGGQHACAVARSLGVATIVCHPLAGVLSAFGMGVADVAWHGERDVGRFLLGEDLASRVQPVLDELLRQGTTAMHQDGFAQQQLRSAERVDLRYRGTETALTLPFQAPEAIREAFEGLHEHQFGYRRKGHPVEVVTLRVEVVAGSPPLDLSRLTKKTVRIPPRALSLWHQGRWLDDVPVIVRESLLEEQVLQGPAIVLEDTGTLVVEPGFSLEVAAGGLLLLRNASVQAPGSSPRRNEEPRARLQRDPGQAERVSTATCADPVKLEVFNNRFMSIAEQMGHVLRRTALSTNIRERLDFSCAVFDVNGGLVANAPHIPVHLGAMSESIRALLASAARPRPGEVYASNNPAAGGSHLPDVTVITPVFDGRAELVFFTASRGHHADIGGSSPGSMPPSSKSLEQEGIVLRGLRLVRDGVFDDCALRAALSAGPYPARDVEQNLADLQAQIAANQAGAHLLHELMRQYGLEVVQAYMSHVQDNARAMVEEALRAFPDGRYVFVDALDEGARIRVQLRVDGARLSVDFSDTDPEVAGNLNAPRAVTLAAVLYVLRCLVNKPIPLNSGCLLPVAIEIPQGSLLSPSPHAAVAGGNVETSQRVVDVLLGALGLASASQGTMNNLTFGDCGFGYYETIAGGAGAGPSFHGASAVHTHMTNTRITDAEVLESRFPVRLIRFGVRRGSGGRGKLHGGDGVVRELEALARLHFSILSERRACAPFGLAGGQPGKPGRNLLNGQPLPGKVEFDAQPGDRITIETPGGGGYGRPY